A window of the Oscillospiraceae bacterium NTUH-002-81 genome harbors these coding sequences:
- a CDS encoding hydantoinase/carbamoylase family amidase — translation MQHSIEDIEYAEYLFDRFYGIGSSDNGGVTRLGYTEVEDEMHDTLRALGDEKGYGNYEDEVGNTYLYDKDCDMDDPYYLIGSHLDSVIEGGRYDGVAGVITGLMILNWAKRDHLGLPIRVGAMRCEESSNFGRSTIGSGLITKEVYKHDIGDAVNKRGETLREVFARKGYNLQPQRIQGIKEYIELHIEQGKVLEEYGDKVGIVQTIAGPRRFNIHIHGNAEHSGATPMGMRTDALCAAAEIILEIEEIGKSESMYQSVATVGVITNHPNALNVIPGEVELGVDMRGIDPASLDRMEARLKAVCKRVCEKRKMKYFREKTSDIPPIGMSVELQQKLLHAAKELKIPHRSMISGAGHDAMSFAHICDTAMVFIPCAKGISHNKKEFTTIESICDGAKVIYEYLKEEAR, via the coding sequence ATGCAGCATTCGATTGAAGATATCGAGTATGCCGAGTATCTGTTTGACCGTTTCTACGGGATCGGAAGCTCAGACAACGGCGGCGTGACCCGTCTGGGCTATACCGAGGTAGAGGACGAGATGCACGACACCCTGCGGGCGCTGGGCGACGAGAAGGGCTACGGCAATTACGAGGACGAGGTGGGCAACACCTACCTGTACGATAAAGACTGTGACATGGATGACCCGTATTACCTCATCGGTTCCCATCTGGACTCCGTTATCGAGGGTGGCCGGTATGACGGCGTGGCCGGTGTTATCACAGGCCTGATGATCTTAAACTGGGCCAAACGGGATCACCTGGGACTGCCCATCCGGGTGGGCGCCATGCGCTGTGAGGAATCCAGCAACTTTGGCAGGAGCACCATCGGCAGCGGCCTGATCACAAAGGAAGTATACAAACACGACATCGGCGATGCGGTGAACAAGCGGGGGGAGACGCTGCGGGAGGTATTTGCCCGCAAGGGATACAATCTCCAGCCCCAGCGCATCCAAGGTATCAAGGAATACATCGAGCTCCATATCGAGCAGGGAAAGGTGCTGGAGGAGTACGGCGATAAGGTGGGCATTGTGCAGACCATCGCAGGCCCCCGCCGGTTCAACATCCACATTCACGGCAACGCGGAGCACTCCGGCGCAACACCCATGGGCATGCGTACCGATGCCCTCTGCGCGGCAGCGGAGATCATTCTGGAAATCGAGGAGATCGGAAAATCCGAGTCCATGTACCAGTCGGTAGCCACCGTGGGTGTCATCACCAACCATCCCAACGCCCTGAACGTCATCCCCGGCGAGGTGGAGTTGGGCGTGGACATGCGAGGCATCGACCCGGCCAGCCTGGATCGAATGGAAGCCCGGCTGAAAGCGGTGTGCAAGCGGGTGTGCGAGAAGCGGAAAATGAAATATTTCCGGGAAAAAACCTCCGACATTCCGCCCATCGGCATGTCTGTGGAACTGCAGCAGAAGCTGCTCCACGCGGCGAAAGAGCTGAAAATCCCTCACCGCTCCATGATCAGCGGTGCCGGACATGACGCCATGTCCTTTGCCCATATCTGCGACACGGCCATGGTATTCATCCCCTGCGCCAAGGGCATCAGCCATAATAAGAAAGAGTTTACTACCATCGAGTCCATCTGTGACGGCGCTAAGGTGATTTATGAGTATCTGAAGGAGGAAGCACGATGA
- a CDS encoding CapA family protein gives MSKSSFVAAGDLFITRKLPEKGYEGMQELVDFVEKQDIRFVNLEVTVHDREGYPFGFSGGTWAMAHPSLLKDVKKYGFNVYNSANNHSMDYSHNGLLATTKYLKQEDMNFAGIGENLSDASAPVYVEGENIRAAVIAATSSFHESWAAGNQRLDMKGRPGVNPLHFQNKFHVTQEYYDMLQKLAGEIDINAQQNLDVKEGFAVAPEGSFKFGGHEFIPDNANFKETVPSAADVQRITDSIREAKKQSDYVMVSIHSHEMTGEDKERPAQFLQTFAKACIDAGASVVLGHGPHILRGIELYKGGIIFYSLGNFLFENDTTTHQPADFYEKYHMSNTSMVGEGMDNRSKNGTIGLGVNPDVWRSVIAQWDVEGGQATALRLYPIHLGMELPRYRRGLPAFAEDDALLAHLAELSAPFGTRIDIVDHVGIVRL, from the coding sequence ATGAGTAAATCATCTTTTGTAGCGGCAGGAGATCTGTTTATCACAAGAAAGCTGCCGGAAAAAGGATACGAGGGCATGCAGGAGCTGGTGGATTTTGTGGAAAAGCAGGACATCCGGTTCGTGAATCTGGAAGTGACCGTCCATGACCGGGAGGGCTATCCCTTCGGCTTCTCCGGCGGCACCTGGGCCATGGCCCATCCGTCTCTGTTAAAAGACGTGAAAAAATACGGCTTTAACGTATATAACAGCGCCAACAACCATTCCATGGACTACAGCCATAACGGCCTGCTGGCGACGACAAAATATCTGAAACAGGAAGACATGAATTTCGCAGGCATCGGAGAAAACCTGTCGGATGCGTCCGCGCCGGTGTATGTGGAGGGAGAAAACATCCGTGCGGCGGTCATCGCAGCCACCTCTTCCTTCCATGAATCCTGGGCAGCGGGCAACCAGCGGTTGGACATGAAGGGCCGTCCCGGCGTGAACCCCCTGCATTTTCAGAACAAGTTCCATGTGACACAGGAATATTACGATATGCTGCAGAAGTTGGCCGGAGAGATCGACATCAACGCCCAGCAGAACTTGGATGTGAAGGAAGGCTTTGCCGTGGCACCCGAGGGCAGCTTCAAATTCGGCGGCCATGAATTTATCCCGGACAATGCCAACTTCAAGGAGACCGTTCCTTCCGCGGCAGATGTGCAGCGGATCACCGATTCCATCCGGGAGGCGAAAAAGCAGTCCGACTATGTGATGGTCAGCATCCACTCCCATGAGATGACCGGGGAGGACAAAGAGCGTCCGGCACAGTTTTTACAGACCTTCGCCAAGGCGTGCATCGATGCAGGCGCTTCCGTGGTGCTGGGCCACGGCCCGCATATTCTGCGGGGCATCGAGCTGTACAAGGGCGGCATCATTTTCTACAGCCTGGGCAACTTCCTGTTTGAAAATGACACCACCACTCATCAGCCTGCTGATTTTTACGAGAAATACCACATGTCCAACACCAGCATGGTGGGCGAAGGCATGGATAACCGGAGCAAGAACGGCACCATCGGCCTGGGCGTGAACCCGGACGTATGGCGTTCTGTTATCGCTCAGTGGGATGTGGAGGGCGGACAGGCAACAGCGCTTCGTCTCTATCCGATCCATCTGGGCATGGAGCTGCCCAGATACCGGAGAGGCCTGCCGGCCTTTGCGGAGGATGATGCGCTGCTGGCTCATCTGGCAGAGCTGTCCGCGCCTTTTGGCACAAGAATTGACATCGTAGATCACGTGGGAATCGTGAGACTGTAA